One window from the genome of Myxococcales bacterium encodes:
- a CDS encoding phenylacetate--CoA ligase family protein, which yields MGNRDAYARLLSGVLFPAFEHLRGRPTVALMRFLDESQWWPLAQLEAYQLGLLRRLVRHAFAHTPHYRELAASHGLAATHVDSLAWLARLPVLERQLARTSFHARTSEVPPRIAVQKASSGTTGEPMKVAYNEESRHFRDAMRWRAYGWAGYRVGNKAMHYWGMLGSQVAPAQRLKMAIDHRFKRDLYVDSTPRSDAALAEVVATIKRARPEVIVAYTQAAVALAKFVAAHDARAWDDIPIICAAERLWPHDRATIAAAFGPGVFETYGCREVMLIGGECEQHDGMHLAMENIITEILVRQGDAWRAAAPGEAGEVVVTDLHNLANPMLRYATGDMAVASPYGDATCACGRQLRRLGSVEGRVTETLHDGHGNPVSGLLFSILFVKLQPYAKQFQVVQRRDGSVCLRVVPMTSPPAPELTAIAQAFCAQYLPATTLDVAYVDDIELTKAGKLRLVVVER from the coding sequence ATGGGAAACCGCGACGCCTACGCACGCTTGCTCTCGGGCGTCTTGTTCCCCGCCTTTGAACACTTGCGCGGTCGCCCCACGGTCGCGCTGATGCGCTTCCTAGACGAGAGCCAATGGTGGCCCTTGGCGCAGCTTGAGGCGTATCAGCTCGGCCTGTTGCGGCGGCTGGTGCGCCATGCGTTTGCCCATACGCCGCATTATCGCGAGCTCGCGGCCAGCCATGGGTTGGCCGCCACGCACGTCGATTCCTTGGCGTGGCTGGCACGCCTGCCGGTGCTTGAGCGTCAGCTAGCGCGCACGTCTTTTCACGCGCGCACCAGCGAGGTGCCGCCGCGCATTGCGGTGCAAAAAGCCAGCAGCGGCACCACCGGCGAACCGATGAAGGTGGCGTACAACGAGGAATCGCGCCATTTTCGCGATGCCATGCGTTGGCGCGCCTATGGCTGGGCCGGCTACCGCGTCGGCAACAAGGCGATGCACTATTGGGGCATGCTCGGCAGCCAGGTCGCACCGGCGCAGCGCCTCAAGATGGCGATCGATCATCGCTTCAAGCGCGACCTTTATGTCGACAGCACCCCGCGCAGCGACGCCGCCTTGGCCGAGGTCGTCGCCACGATCAAGCGAGCGCGCCCCGAGGTCATCGTCGCTTATACGCAAGCCGCGGTGGCACTCGCCAAATTTGTCGCGGCGCACGACGCCCGCGCCTGGGACGACATTCCCATCATCTGCGCGGCCGAGCGGCTGTGGCCACATGACCGCGCCACCATCGCCGCTGCCTTTGGGCCCGGCGTGTTTGAGACCTATGGCTGCCGCGAGGTCATGCTCATTGGCGGCGAGTGCGAGCAGCACGACGGCATGCACCTCGCGATGGAAAATATAATCACCGAGATCTTGGTCCGTCAGGGCGACGCGTGGCGCGCCGCCGCGCCCGGCGAGGCCGGCGAGGTCGTAGTCACCGATTTGCATAATCTCGCCAATCCCATGCTGCGCTACGCCACCGGCGACATGGCGGTGGCGAGCCCCTATGGCGATGCCACCTGCGCGTGCGGCCGGCAACTGCGGCGCCTTGGAAGCGTTGAGGGTCGCGTCACCGAGACCCTGCATGACGGCCACGGCAACCCGGTCAGTGGGCTGTTGTTTTCCATCTTGTTCGTCAAGCTGCAACCCTATGCCAAGCAATTTCAGGTCGTGCAGCGCCGCGATGGCAGCGTCTGCCTGCGCGTCGTGCCGATGACTTCGCCGCCTGCGCCCGAGCTCACCGCCATCGCTCAGGCGTTCTGCGCGCAATACCTGCCCGCCACCACGCTCGACGTCGCTTACGTCGACGACATCGAATTAACCAAGGCCGGCAAGCTGCGCCTCGTCGTCGTCGAGCGCTAA
- the hflX gene encoding GTPase HflX, with the protein MTNSHFNVYRAALIAVHGPDITEQETTRSMEELAHLLRGLGIAPSHQLVQKRPTGGGVATYLGAGKLRDLAALTGGSGEIHRGPPKTRPKPGQPDPHAARVNLVVVDDDLSPGQLRHLQQATGAEVWDRTNVILRVFERRAQSKRARLEVELARQQYDLPHIRDDENMGDREGGGGRASRGNSNVALMKQRVRDRIQQLRRELDALHVGDATRRKQRAETFTAALIGYTNAGKSSLMRLLTGSEVLVEDKLFATLGTTTRQLAPPTSPAVLLSDTVGFIKRLPHALISSFHSTLDEIHGASLLIIVVDAADSDLRGQLAVTRQMIADLGEAATPTWLVLNKIDMVSPEERLALRAEFPDAMAISAHAAADGKLLRERLIAFFDAQLQTARLEMSYDQQGLLAKLRRHIRVLDEDWGETVTATIAAKPAVIAQLRAGAERDAS; encoded by the coding sequence ATGACAAATTCTCATTTTAACGTGTATCGAGCCGCGCTCATCGCGGTTCATGGCCCAGATATCACCGAACAAGAAACCACGCGCTCTATGGAGGAGCTGGCGCATTTGCTGCGCGGGCTGGGTATTGCGCCCAGCCACCAGCTTGTGCAAAAGAGGCCAACGGGCGGTGGCGTTGCCACCTATTTGGGCGCGGGCAAGCTGCGCGACCTCGCGGCGCTGACAGGCGGCAGCGGTGAAATCCATCGCGGGCCGCCGAAGACCAGGCCTAAGCCAGGGCAGCCTGATCCGCATGCGGCGCGCGTCAACTTGGTGGTGGTGGATGACGACCTCAGCCCCGGCCAGCTGCGCCATTTGCAGCAGGCCACCGGCGCCGAGGTGTGGGACCGCACCAACGTCATTCTGCGGGTGTTCGAGCGCCGCGCCCAATCCAAGCGCGCGCGCCTGGAGGTGGAGCTGGCGCGCCAGCAATACGACCTGCCGCATATTCGCGACGACGAGAACATGGGCGATCGCGAGGGCGGCGGCGGGCGAGCCTCGCGCGGCAATTCCAATGTGGCGCTGATGAAGCAGCGCGTGCGCGACCGCATCCAGCAGCTGCGGCGGGAGCTAGACGCCCTGCACGTGGGCGATGCCACACGGCGCAAGCAGCGCGCCGAGACCTTCACCGCCGCGCTCATTGGCTACACCAACGCCGGCAAGTCGTCGCTCATGCGCTTGCTCACCGGCAGCGAGGTCCTGGTGGAGGACAAGCTCTTTGCGACGTTGGGGACCACCACGCGGCAACTTGCGCCACCGACTTCGCCGGCCGTCTTGCTCTCGGACACCGTGGGCTTTATCAAGCGCCTGCCGCATGCGCTCATCTCGTCGTTTCATTCGACGCTAGACGAAATCCACGGCGCGTCGTTGCTCATCATTGTGGTGGACGCCGCCGACAGCGATCTGCGCGGCCAATTGGCGGTGACGCGCCAGATGATTGCCGACCTGGGCGAGGCCGCCACGCCCACCTGGCTAGTGCTCAACAAGATAGACATGGTGTCGCCTGAGGAGCGCTTGGCGCTGCGTGCCGAATTCCCTGACGCCATGGCAATCAGCGCGCATGCGGCGGCCGATGGCAAGCTGCTCCGCGAGCGGCTCATTGCCTTCTTCGACGCGCAGCTGCAAACCGCGCGCCTGGAGATGTCCTACGATCAGCAGGGCCTGCTTGCCAAGCTCCGCCGCCACATCCGCGTGCTCGACGAAGACTGGGGCGAGACCGTCACCGCCACAATTGCTGCCAAGCCCGCGGTGATTGCGCAGCTGCGGGCGGGAGCCGAAAGAGACGCGAGCTAG
- a CDS encoding outer membrane beta-barrel protein, giving the protein MKLPFVIGYLSVALAARPSLAAADEADGTTHQGYLEFYYQWNTGDPSNDLSNWRGFDNRHNSLTVANAALATTWKQGRLTGNLALQVGPTAATYYAAEPALAGGGGANATGPELWRHIQQANVAYKVPSHPDLDVAAGIFLSPIGPESIIIHDNWNWSRSNLFFGLPFYHAGAREHRPKRSMGHQRRGLQWLQQCCRQQRRQDNCLGGDPQTNRQTDGGDLVCWGRRARRWCPGRGALASPP; this is encoded by the coding sequence ATGAAATTACCTTTCGTTATTGGCTACCTCAGTGTCGCCCTCGCCGCGCGGCCAAGCCTCGCCGCCGCCGACGAAGCGGATGGCACCACGCATCAAGGGTATCTGGAGTTCTACTATCAATGGAACACCGGAGACCCTAGCAATGACCTCTCTAACTGGCGCGGGTTTGACAATCGCCACAACAGCCTTACCGTCGCCAACGCCGCCTTAGCAACCACTTGGAAGCAGGGCCGACTGACTGGCAATCTCGCCCTGCAGGTGGGGCCGACGGCGGCGACCTATTACGCCGCCGAGCCCGCCCTTGCCGGAGGCGGCGGCGCCAACGCAACTGGACCCGAGCTCTGGCGACATATCCAACAGGCCAATGTCGCCTACAAAGTGCCTTCGCATCCTGACCTCGACGTAGCCGCAGGCATATTCCTCTCCCCGATTGGGCCAGAGAGCATCATTATCCACGACAACTGGAACTGGTCTCGCTCGAATCTCTTTTTTGGCCTGCCCTTCTATCATGCCGGCGCGCGTGAGCATCGCCCTAAGCGATCAATGGGGCATCAACGTCGCGGGCTACAATGGCTACAACAATGTTGTCGACAACAACGACGCCAAGACAATTGCCTTGGGGGTGACCCACAAACAAACCGACAAACTGACGGCGGCGATCTTGTATGTTGGGGGCGTAGAGCGCGCAGATGGTGCCCCGGAAGGGGCGCCCTGGCGTCACCTCCTTGA
- a CDS encoding IS5 family transposase, whose protein sequence is MGRSRGGFSTKIHAITDGGGRPLHVTLTPGQRHEMTAAMELLDYAQGAALLGDTGYDSDAFVAEVRARDMRPVIAALPVRTRRRRLDRHAYASRYLVECCFHGLKRFRAVASRYEKSARNYLALVELACAWRWLT, encoded by the coding sequence TTGGGTCGTAGTCGAGGCGGCTTCTCCACCAAGATCCACGCGATCACCGACGGCGGGGGCCGGCCGCTCCACGTCACGCTCACGCCCGGCCAGCGCCACGAAATGACCGCCGCCATGGAGCTGCTCGACTATGCTCAGGGCGCAGCGCTCCTCGGCGACACGGGCTACGACTCCGACGCGTTCGTCGCTGAAGTCAGAGCGCGGGACATGCGGCCCGTGATTGCCGCGCTTCCGGTACGCACGCGGCGGCGTCGACTTGATCGCCACGCCTACGCCAGTCGGTACCTCGTCGAATGCTGTTTTCACGGCCTTAAGCGGTTTCGTGCCGTCGCCAGCCGCTACGAGAAATCCGCCCGTAACTACCTCGCGCTGGTCGAACTCGCCTGTGCCTGGAGGTGGCTAACCTAG
- a CDS encoding transposase produces MSLARAPHYHRRRPETTVLHAVVSEHLPALLRDADERFPYGYPRHIEKTFRAYLRCGLLAHGFVRVRCDACGDEALVAFSCKRRGVCPACQTRRMSEAAAHLVDRILPPAPYRQWTIVVPHRFRLAMASQPAVLSAVLTALMQEVFNYQRRIARRMNVTSPQPGAIAFVQRFGSSLNLHPHVHAIVPDVVFMRADGGQLVQIPIPPPSPGDLAHLAHRMAIRVHRLFERAPQRGPLAELAADADAADVQAALSASLAEAMPRQLVFDAGDSPDAKRPLARPQTDAAYVGGISLHISKAIPANKRDRLERLLRYGARPPLASSRLTQTPSGKVAYELRRPSHTGQTHVVLPPVAFLRRLAALMPPPRVHMLRFFGVFAPRHAFRNEIAALAAKAADAPRVEPTQPKPSRNTAPARYRWAQLLARVFAEDLTRCQRPSCPGKIRVIAEIIDPDVIAKILSHLGLHEVAPSPPPARAPPPAPGWAWPSP; encoded by the coding sequence ATGTCGTTGGCTCGCGCCCCGCACTATCACCGCCGCAGGCCAGAAACCACGGTGCTCCACGCCGTAGTCAGTGAGCATCTGCCCGCCTTGCTGCGCGACGCCGATGAGCGCTTCCCTTATGGCTATCCGCGCCACATCGAAAAAACGTTTCGCGCGTATCTGCGCTGCGGTCTGCTCGCTCACGGCTTTGTCCGCGTGCGCTGCGATGCGTGCGGCGATGAAGCCTTGGTCGCGTTCTCCTGCAAGCGCCGCGGCGTCTGCCCTGCTTGTCAGACCCGCCGCATGAGCGAAGCCGCCGCGCACTTGGTCGACCGCATCTTGCCGCCGGCGCCCTATCGGCAGTGGACCATTGTCGTGCCCCACAGGTTTCGGTTGGCCATGGCCTCGCAGCCCGCCGTGCTCTCCGCGGTCCTCACCGCGCTGATGCAAGAAGTGTTCAATTATCAGCGCCGCATTGCCCGCCGCATGAACGTGACGTCACCGCAACCCGGCGCTATCGCCTTCGTGCAGCGCTTTGGCTCATCGCTCAATCTGCACCCACATGTTCACGCTATCGTGCCGGACGTGGTGTTTATGCGCGCCGATGGCGGCCAGCTCGTGCAAATTCCAATCCCACCGCCATCGCCCGGGGACCTGGCGCACCTCGCGCATCGCATGGCCATCCGCGTGCATCGGCTCTTCGAGCGCGCGCCGCAGCGAGGACCGCTGGCCGAGCTCGCCGCGGATGCCGATGCAGCAGATGTACAAGCCGCGCTGAGCGCATCGCTCGCCGAGGCCATGCCGCGCCAACTTGTGTTTGATGCCGGCGACAGCCCCGATGCGAAACGACCGCTCGCTCGCCCGCAGACGGATGCCGCGTACGTTGGCGGCATCTCGCTCCACATTAGTAAGGCGATACCCGCGAACAAGCGCGACCGCCTCGAGCGCTTGCTGCGCTATGGTGCCCGACCGCCTTTGGCTTCATCGCGGCTAACGCAAACACCCAGCGGCAAGGTCGCCTATGAACTGCGCCGCCCCAGCCACACCGGCCAAACTCACGTGGTTTTGCCGCCCGTGGCATTTTTGCGCCGGCTCGCCGCGCTCATGCCGCCGCCCCGCGTCCACATGCTGCGCTTCTTTGGCGTGTTTGCGCCACGGCATGCCTTTCGCAATGAGATTGCCGCACTCGCAGCGAAAGCTGCCGACGCTCCGCGTGTCGAGCCGACCCAGCCAAAGCCCTCACGCAACACCGCTCCCGCGCGCTATCGGTGGGCACAGCTTCTGGCCCGCGTCTTTGCCGAAGACCTCACGCGCTGTCAGCGGCCCTCCTGCCCCGGCAAGATCCGCGTCATTGCCGAGATCATCGACCCCGACGTCATCGCCAAGATTCTGAGCCATCTCGGCCTGCACGAGGTAGCACCCTCCCCACCGCCAGCTCGCGCCCCGCCGCCAGCGCCCGGGTGGGCATGGCCATCGCCGTAG
- a CDS encoding zinc-ribbon domain-containing protein: MDVRCDQCQTVYELDDTRLKPGGVTVKCTQCQYQCSEGFKSPAPRHLAPCLPRAAFATLRLFRLKFPIPSSLVPRDASAFVPDLWLRLGKANMSLEMEGAAVLGAIDTLSDQGISNAVDIVQLGAVVRFGAHWLEERLKFGFETGYASGDSADSPVPGNVHISTVPKLPAPGDSKYSLFAFDRDYHVDMIYFRQIAGAVHNAVYLRPSLSFDFAKAFRISAVNITSFAARPVATPGNASALGTEFDLGLSFEGEAISLGLGYGLFIPFAGLDHRAGDATNDGFGFSTLNTGDAGNAQSFQFRAALKF, from the coding sequence ATGGACGTTAGGTGCGATCAATGTCAGACGGTCTACGAGCTAGACGACACGCGGCTTAAGCCGGGTGGCGTCACCGTCAAGTGCACCCAATGTCAATATCAGTGCTCTGAAGGCTTTAAATCACCCGCACCCCGGCATCTGGCACCTTGCCTGCCCCGCGCGGCCTTTGCCACCCTCCGCCTTTTCCGCCTGAAATTTCCTATCCCCTCAAGCCTGGTGCCGCGCGATGCCTCCGCCTTCGTGCCGGATCTCTGGCTGCGCTTGGGCAAGGCCAACATGTCGCTGGAGATGGAAGGCGCCGCGGTGCTCGGCGCGATTGACACGCTGTCGGACCAAGGCATTTCGAACGCGGTGGACATCGTGCAACTCGGCGCGGTGGTTCGCTTTGGCGCCCACTGGCTGGAGGAACGCCTCAAGTTTGGCTTTGAAACCGGCTACGCCAGCGGCGACAGCGCCGATAGCCCCGTGCCGGGCAATGTCCACATCAGCACCGTGCCCAAGCTGCCCGCCCCTGGCGACAGCAAGTACTCGCTGTTTGCCTTTGACCGCGACTATCACGTCGACATGATCTACTTTCGGCAAATCGCCGGCGCCGTGCACAACGCCGTTTACCTGCGCCCCTCGCTGTCGTTCGACTTTGCCAAGGCCTTCCGCATCAGCGCGGTGAACATCACCAGCTTTGCCGCGCGCCCAGTCGCCACCCCGGGCAATGCCTCGGCGCTCGGCACCGAGTTCGACCTCGGCCTGAGCTTTGAAGGCGAAGCCATCTCGCTGGGCCTGGGCTATGGCCTCTTCATTCCGTTCGCGGGCCTTGACCACCGCGCCGGCGACGCCACCAACGACGGCTTTGGCTTTTCGACGCTCAATACCGGCGACGCGGGCAACGCGCAGAGCTTTCAGTTCCGCGCCGCGCTGAAGTTCTAG
- a CDS encoding transposase, whose amino-acid sequence MQTETQTSVGNHRKTRFSPAARWQMLLEHTAGGVPLALVARKHRVAVGTLYLWRRELMAKALRLIDPPVDLFAELEKVRRENQQLKRAIADMAVGKAILEDAVEILQKRG is encoded by the coding sequence ATGCAGACCGAGACACAGACAAGCGTAGGAAATCATAGAAAAACCAGGTTTAGCCCCGCGGCCCGCTGGCAGATGTTGCTGGAGCACACGGCCGGCGGCGTGCCGCTAGCGCTGGTGGCGCGCAAGCACCGGGTGGCGGTAGGGACGTTGTATCTTTGGCGGCGAGAGCTTATGGCCAAAGCACTCCGACTCATTGACCCGCCCGTCGACCTCTTCGCGGAGCTCGAAAAAGTGCGCCGCGAAAATCAGCAGCTTAAGCGCGCCATCGCCGACATGGCCGTGGGCAAGGCGATCTTGGAAGACGCCGTGGAGATTCTCCAAAAAAGGGGATAG
- a CDS encoding PilZ domain-containing protein, producing MSAPGPTQQRAAERVAVSAFVRVMARGDAKEFVFRTRDMSTAGLFLATRVVKMYPFRIGTLLDVELYDDHESVSCRAEVVRIVAEDSSPASAGPDACGFGVRIVECPPQDHARLKGWIARALAAG from the coding sequence ATGTCGGCCCCCGGCCCTACCCAACAACGCGCCGCCGAGCGCGTAGCGGTGTCGGCCTTCGTCCGCGTCATGGCGCGCGGCGACGCCAAGGAGTTCGTTTTTCGCACCCGCGACATGTCCACCGCGGGCCTGTTTTTGGCGACGCGCGTGGTCAAGATGTATCCCTTCCGCATCGGCACGCTGCTCGACGTCGAGCTCTACGACGATCACGAATCCGTGTCGTGTCGCGCCGAGGTCGTGCGCATTGTCGCCGAAGACTCAAGCCCAGCGAGCGCGGGCCCCGATGCCTGTGGTTTTGGCGTGCGCATCGTCGAATGCCCGCCGCAAGATCACGCCCGCCTGAAAGGCTGGATCGCGCGCGCGTTGGCCGCTGGCTGA
- a CDS encoding OmpA family protein yields the protein MRTSKQSLWMTAVIAAGVLATAMPAASAQVVDEAADFSVERYRLAADKLGILTAESADIPYRGYWDVSAWFGYANDPLVLYRIVDGERVRQGSLVSERFGGELGLSYAVHARLQAFAALGLIGTTNRFASNPAVVGELDDISGFGLGDTRLGLKAQLLKGGLNLAILGEGVIGTGGGEAYRGERDWALSPALLASFGAGPLRFSLNLGYIMRKQSTVADLVVDDEVFGRAAVALGLGRARALELQAGVQLGSAKDEFFSRVSSDPAEVLFGLAYNVGRKQRAQIFATGGVGLNEGYGTPDWRALGGVRIGAGLADAPAKAKDTDGDGISDPNDACINDKEDADKFEDDDGCPEADNDKDGILDGDDKCPNEPETVNQVADEDGCPDVGDRDRDGLADDTDKCPDEAEDFDGFEDENGCPDLDNDKDGVADTADKCPMEPGPVENNGCPDTDGDGDGVVDRLDNCPNEPGPKENQGCKAKQQVVITDTGLQILDIVYFKTNSDVILKKSYPLLNNVAAVINAQTRIAKIRVEGHTDSQGDDESNLDLSQRRADSVKAYLIQKGVAAERLQGQGFGETMPVDSNDTKAGRAKNRRVEFKIVN from the coding sequence ATGAGAACAAGCAAGCAATCGTTATGGATGACCGCGGTGATCGCGGCGGGGGTCCTCGCGACCGCGATGCCCGCCGCCTCCGCGCAAGTTGTCGATGAGGCCGCCGATTTTTCGGTGGAGCGATATCGCCTGGCCGCTGACAAGCTAGGCATCCTCACCGCCGAAAGCGCGGATATTCCGTATCGCGGCTACTGGGACGTCAGCGCGTGGTTTGGCTACGCCAACGATCCGCTGGTGCTGTATCGCATCGTCGATGGCGAGCGCGTTCGCCAAGGCTCCCTGGTGAGCGAGCGTTTCGGCGGCGAACTCGGGCTCTCATACGCCGTGCACGCGCGGCTGCAGGCCTTTGCCGCGCTTGGGTTGATTGGCACCACGAATCGATTTGCGTCTAATCCGGCGGTGGTCGGCGAGCTCGATGACATTTCAGGGTTTGGCCTCGGCGATACGCGGCTTGGGCTCAAGGCGCAGCTGCTCAAGGGTGGCCTCAATTTGGCCATCTTGGGCGAAGGCGTCATCGGTACCGGTGGCGGCGAGGCTTATCGCGGGGAGCGCGACTGGGCGTTGTCGCCTGCGTTGCTCGCCTCGTTTGGCGCGGGCCCGCTGCGTTTCTCGCTAAACCTTGGGTACATCATGCGCAAGCAGTCAACCGTGGCTGACTTGGTCGTCGACGACGAGGTGTTTGGGAGGGCGGCGGTGGCCTTGGGCCTGGGACGTGCGCGAGCGCTTGAGTTACAAGCCGGCGTTCAACTTGGCTCGGCCAAAGACGAATTTTTCAGCCGCGTGTCGTCAGATCCTGCCGAAGTCTTGTTCGGCCTTGCCTACAACGTGGGGCGCAAGCAAAGGGCCCAGATTTTTGCCACCGGCGGCGTCGGCCTCAATGAAGGCTATGGCACCCCTGACTGGCGCGCCCTCGGCGGCGTTCGCATCGGCGCCGGGCTTGCGGACGCTCCGGCGAAGGCCAAAGACACCGATGGCGATGGCATCAGCGATCCAAATGACGCCTGTATCAATGACAAGGAAGATGCCGACAAGTTCGAAGACGACGACGGCTGCCCCGAGGCCGACAACGACAAAGACGGCATCTTAGACGGCGACGACAAGTGCCCCAACGAGCCCGAAACGGTCAATCAGGTCGCCGATGAAGACGGTTGCCCTGATGTTGGCGACCGCGATCGCGACGGCCTCGCCGACGATACCGACAAGTGTCCGGACGAAGCCGAAGACTTCGACGGCTTCGAAGATGAAAACGGCTGTCCCGACCTCGACAACGACAAGGATGGCGTCGCCGACACAGCGGACAAGTGCCCAATGGAGCCAGGTCCCGTCGAAAACAACGGCTGCCCTGATACGGATGGCGATGGCGACGGCGTGGTCGACCGCCTGGATAACTGCCCGAATGAGCCGGGTCCCAAGGAGAATCAGGGCTGTAAGGCTAAGCAGCAGGTGGTCATCACCGACACCGGCCTGCAGATCCTCGATATCGTCTACTTTAAGACCAACAGCGACGTGATCTTAAAGAAGAGCTATCCGCTACTCAACAACGTTGCGGCGGTCATCAACGCGCAAACGCGCATCGCCAAGATTCGCGTTGAAGGCCATACTGACAGCCAAGGCGACGATGAGAGCAACCTCGATCTGTCGCAGCGGCGGGCCGATTCGGTGAAGGCGTACCTCATCCAAAAAGGCGTCGCGGCCGAGCGGCTGCAAGGCCAAGGCTTTGGCGAAACCATGCCGGTCGACTCCAACGACACCAAGGCCGGTCGCGCCAAGAACCGCCGCGTCGAGTTCAAGATCGTCAACTAG
- a CDS encoding ATP-binding protein, with translation MSDLVHARVAARLQTLRLGAIAQRLDAILAAAAQRADVSRVSRSAAHRRDRGQAKKRVTMGIQIAHFPTVKTLADFDFKFQPSVDAKLVRELATGRFVASAENVLLFGPPGVGKTHLGIALGRACVEAGHSVLFVTATALLASLARAHSDAKLAEQIAFYAKPKLLVIDELGYLPLEKHTAHLFFQLVSRRYEKGSLLITTNQPISHWGAVFGDDTIATAVLDRVLHHSHALIIRGDSYRLRQKKRAGLLGDHQSNLTKGVGQD, from the coding sequence CGTCGCGGCGCGCCTGCAAACGCTTCGGCTTGGCGCGATTGCGCAACGCCTGGACGCCATCTTGGCCGCGGCGGCGCAGCGAGCCGACGTATCTCGCGTTTCTCGATCAGCTGCTCACCGAAGAGACCGAGGCCAAGCAAAGAAGCGTGTCACCATGGGCATTCAGATCGCTCACTTTCCGACGGTCAAGACGCTCGCGGACTTCGACTTCAAATTCCAACCGTCGGTCGACGCCAAGCTCGTCCGCGAGCTGGCGACGGGGCGCTTTGTCGCGAGCGCCGAGAATGTCTTGCTCTTTGGGCCACCGGGCGTCGGCAAGACGCATCTCGGCATCGCCCTCGGCCGCGCTTGCGTCGAGGCGGGGCACTCGGTCTTGTTTGTCACGGCCACCGCGCTGCTCGCCAGCCTCGCCCGGGCCCACAGCGACGCCAAGCTCGCCGAGCAAATCGCCTTCTACGCCAAGCCCAAGCTGTTGGTCATCGACGAGCTTGGCTACTTGCCGCTTGAAAAACACACCGCGCATCTCTTCTTCCAGCTCGTTTCCAGGAGGTACGAAAAAGGCAGCCTACTCATCACCACCAACCAACCCATCAGCCACTGGGGCGCCGTCTTCGGCGACGATACCATTGCCACCGCCGTACTTGACCGCGTGCTCCACCACAGCCACGCCTTGATCATCCGCGGCGACAGCTATCGGCTGCGTCAGAAAAAACGGGCCGGCCTCCTGGGCGACCACCAATCCAATCTAACCAAGGGGGTGGGTCAAGATTAG
- a CDS encoding IS5 family transposase yields the protein MRRHALTDEQWARLVAVIPKQQRGPSAKIGDRQFVDAVLFRAKTGLPWRDLPERFGPWKSVYNRFNNWAKRGYWKLIFKALQVRVDKSGSIVDGSNVRAHQDAAGGKGGPNSTVWVVVEAASPPRSTRSPTAGAGRSTSRSRPASATK from the coding sequence ATGCGACGGCATGCTTTAACAGACGAGCAGTGGGCGCGCTTGGTCGCGGTCATACCCAAGCAGCAGCGTGGGCCAAGCGCCAAAATCGGCGACCGACAGTTCGTAGATGCGGTGCTCTTTCGCGCCAAGACAGGCCTGCCGTGGCGTGATCTGCCCGAGCGCTTCGGGCCGTGGAAAAGCGTCTACAATCGCTTCAACAACTGGGCTAAGCGCGGTTATTGGAAACTCATCTTTAAGGCGCTGCAGGTTCGTGTCGATAAATCCGGATCTATTGTTGATGGCAGTAACGTCCGCGCCCACCAAGATGCCGCGGGTGGAAAAGGGGGCCCGAATTCAACTGTTTGGGTCGTAGTCGAGGCGGCTTCTCCACCAAGATCCACGCGATCACCGACGGCGGGGGCCGGCCGCTCCACGTCACGCTCACGCCCGGCCAGCGCCACGAAATGA